Below is a window of Staphylococcus succinus DNA.
AATTGAATAATCTTCATGTACATCCTCCTAATAATAATTAGTTGATTTATAGCTTTGAATTATAAGTGATTAGTTTATTTATATTGGTAGTCTATATATTAACATATTATACTAAGAAATATAGAAGAAAATATGCTTTCGAATGAGATGTCTGAGCTGGTATGAAATAGTTAAGTGCTTGGTTGTTGAAAGTATTCAATCAAGAAATAAATCAATGATTCATTGAACGACTTACAAACATTAAGTACAGACTTTGTATCATCACATTCGTAATCATTAAAATGATTTTCTTAGTTAACATGCGTATTTAAAAATAATTTTTTACTGGAATAAGGTATTTTATTAAACACAAGGAGTGATGGTTCATGAGAAAAATAGTAGCGAAAAAAGGTTTAGATATTGAATGTAAAGGTTGGGAACAAGAAGCAGTGCTGAGAATGTTGTATAACAATTTAGATCCTGAAGTTGCTGAACGCCCAGAAGATTTAGTTGTTTATGGAGGTATAGGGAAAGCGGCTCGAAATTGGGAAGCATTTGAAGCAATCGAAGAAACATTACGTTCTTTAGAAGCTGATGAAACTATGTTAGTCCAATCGGGTAAACCTGTTGCAGTATTTAAAACACATGAAGAAGCACCACGCGTATTACTATCAAATTCAGTTCTTGTACCAGAATGGGCAAACTGGGATCATTTTAATGAGTTAGATAAAAAAGGTCTTATGATGTATGGGCAAATGACGGCGGGTAGTTGGATTTACATTGGCTCACAAGGTATTGTTCAAGGCACATATGAAACATTTGGTGAGCTGGCAAACCAACATTACGATGGAAAACTCAATGGCACAGTTACTTTAACTGCGGGATTAGGAGGCATGGGCGGTGCACAACCACTTGCGGTTACAATGAATGGCGGTGTAGTCATTGGCGTTGAAGTAGATGAAACAAGAATAGATAAACGTATTGAAACACGTTATTGCGATGTTAAAACACATGATTTAGATGAAGCTTTGCGCTTGGCTGAAGAGGCACGTCAGCAAAGTAATCCGCTTTCTATTGGTTTAGTTGGTAATGCTGTAGATACACACAAAGCAATTTTAGATAAAAACTTTAAAATTGATATAGTCACTGATCAAACGAGTGCACATGATCCATTAAATGGCTATATTCCACAAGGCTATACTTTAGAAGAAGCAAAAGCATTGCGCAATAAAGATCCAAAAGAATATGTGAAAAAATCAGAAGCTTCAATGAAAGCACATGTCCAATTGATGCTCGAATTTCAAGAAAAAGGTGCAGTTACATTTGATTATGGAAACAATATTCGCCAAGTTGCATTTAATAATGGATTAGAGAATGCTTTTGACTTTCCAGGGTTTGTTCCAGCTTATATTCGCCCATTATTCTGTGAAGGTAAAGGACCATTTCGCTTTGCAGCATTGAGTGGAGACCCGAAAGATATAGCGCGTGCTGATAAAGAAATGAGAAAATTATTCCCTGATAATGAAAAATTAATTCGTTGGTTAGATTTAGCAGAAGAAAAAATTGCCTTTCAAGGTTTGCCTTCTCGTATTGCTTGGTTAGGTTATGAAGAACGTGCCAAAATGGGGTTAGCATTAAATAAATTAGTGAGAGACGGTGAAATTTCGGCACCGATTGTTATAGGCCGTGATCACTTAGATTCTGGTTCAGTTGCGAGTCCAAATCGGGAAACAGAAGGTATGAAAGATGGTTCTGATGCTGTAGGGGATTGGGCAATCTTGAACGCTTTGATTAATACAGCAGCAGGTGGTTCTTGGATTTCATTCCATCATGGTGGTGGCGTTGGCATGGGTTATTCTTTACATGCTGGTATGGTTGTAGTAGCAGATGGGACAGAACGCGCTGATCGTCGCTTAGGGCGTGTATTGACGACAGATCCGGGTATGGGTGTAGTGAGACATGCTGATGCAGGTTATCAATCATCTATCGATGTAGCAAAAACAAAAGGTATTAAAATTCCAATGATTACAGGCAAAGGAGATAAAAAATGAACGATTTAATGATTCAAAATATTAAACAATTAATTTTACCTAAATCTACAGATCGTCCTTTAAAAGGAAAGGAATTAGACGAACTAGAGATTGTTGAGAATGGAACAGTAGTCATCCATGAAGGCAAGGTTATATATTCGGGGACACATACTGATAACTATGAGGCCAAAGAAACAATCGATGCAACAGGTAAGGTGGTGTCGCCAGCACTTGTAGAAGCACACACACATCTAGTACACGGCGGTTCTCGAGAACACGAAATGTCCCTTAAAAGACAAGGTGTTTCTTATTTAGAAATACTTGAGCAAGGTGGAGGTATTTTATCTACTGTTGAAGCTACACGCAATGCGACAGAGGATGAACTGTTTAACAAAGCAGAGAAAAACTTATTAACGATGATTCAACATGGTGTGCTAGCTGTCGAAAGTAAAAGCGGTTACGGATTAGATAAGGATAACGAATTAAAACAATTACGTGTATCTAATCGCTTAGCTGAAAAATATAACTTAGATATGAGACATACCTTCTTAGGTCCGCATGCTGTGCCGAAAGATGCAAAATCAAATCAAGCGTTCTTGCAAGAAATGATAGATTTATTGCCAAAAGTTAAAGGATACGCAGATTTTGCAGATATTTTCTGTGAAACTGGAGTGTTTACAGTTGAAGAGTCTAGGCAATATATGGAAGCTGCGAAAGCATTAGGTTTCAAAGTTAAAATACATGCAGATGAGATTGATCCTCTTGGTGGTTTAGAACTTGCCATTGATGAAGCAGCTATTTCTGCAGATCATTTAGTGGCTTCAAGTACAGAAGGTAAAATGAAATTGAAAGATAGTGATACTGTAGCTGTATTATTACCAGGTACGACATTTTATTTAGGCAAAGAGCAATATGCCGATGCAAGAGGTATGATAGACAATAATGGTGCGATAGCAATTGCGACAGACTTCAATCCAGGAAGTTGTGTAACGAATAATCTGCAACTGATTATGTCAATTGCAGCATTAAAATTAAAATTATCACCTAATGAAATTTGGAATGCAGTTACAGTTAATGCTGCTAAAGCAATAGATGTAGATGCAGGTACTATTAACGAAGGCGATAAGGCAAATATCGTTATTTGGGATGCGCCTAATCATGAATATATTCCATATCACTATGGCATTAATCATGCTGAAAAAGTGATTAAAGATGGTGCAGTTATTATTGATAATAAATTGAGTTTATAAAAGATAAGTGCAGTTAAGCTATATAAAGCTTAACTGCATTTTTTTGTTGAAATAAGGATAAACTATAATTGATTAAATATTTTGACAATTATGATAACATAAGTATTAAAGGTATGGGGAGGTGACGTTTAATGTGAGCGAGACCACTTATGTTAAACAGTGGCAAGGAAATATAAGTAACAATATATTATCCGGTATATTACTTGCATTGGCTTTACTTCCTGGAGCGATAGCTTTTTCCTTCATTGCGGGTGTTAGCCCGACGATTGGATTGATAAGCACAGGGCTGATGATGCTTGTGATTAGTGTGACAGGCAATAGGACATTGATGGTATCTGCACCAAGCAGTGGGGTGTCACTTGTAGTCGCACCACTTGCAGCGAGTCATGGTTTGCAGGCATTAATTATGGCAACAATTTTTATGGGGACGATACAAATCATCTTAGGATATTGCAATATTAATAAATTGTTAGATTTGATTCCTTTAGGTGTTGTAATTGGATTTATGAATGCTTTAGGTATACTATTATTTACATCTCAGTTGAAAAATATCTTCAATATCTCAATAGAAACCTATATGATTACGATTGTTTCATTTTTCTTTATCTGGATTGCGCCTAAGTTTATAAAAATAATACCAGCACCTTTAATAGCAATCATCATATTAACTGTGTTTGCCTGGGTCTTCAAACCGAATATTAAAGTAGTTAGTGATATGGCACCAATTCATATAAAGATACCACAGCCATCTATTCCAAAAGACGTATGGGATTGGCATTTTTTAATGATTACATTTGTATATGGCGTGACAATGGCTATCGTAGCTATCGTGCAGACAACGTTAACAGCTCGTATGATGGATGATGTGACAGCTTCAAAAAGTGATAAAAATAAAGAGTCTATTGGACAAGGCATAGCAAATTTTATTGTTGGTATCTTAGGCGGTTATGGGGGCAGTGCACTTGTAGGACAATCTCGATTCAATGTGTCAATGGGTGCAAGTTCCAGACTTTCTACATTTATAACAGGCAGTTTCTTACTGGTGAGTATATTTATTTTTGGAGCAATCATTGGTCAAATACCAATGGCTGTTTTATCTACGGTATTAATTACCATTTCACTTAATACTTTTGACCGTCGTACAATACCATTTATAAAACGCGCTCCAATACTTAATGGTAGTACCGTAATATTAACATTCGTTATTATATTAATTACGAATAACCTTGCAGTTGGTGTTGTTTTGGTAACAATTGGTTATTATATAGTTAATAATTTAAAAAAGAAAGGTAGTGACACATAATGCCACAATATGAAGATTACGTTAATTGGAGAAGAACTTTTCATCAATTTCCAGAATTGTCGGATGTTGAATATGAAACAACAAAAAGATTAAAACGTATTTTAGAATCATATGATATAAAAGTATTAGATTTACCTTTAGAGACTGGATTAGTCGCTGAAGTTGGACAAGGGGAGCAATTTGTAGCTGTAAGAACTGATATCGATGCCTTGCCTATTGATGAACAGGTGATTCATGAATTCACTTCAACAAATAAAGGAGTGATGCATGCGTGTGGTCATGACATACATATGGCTAGTGTGTTAGCTGTAGCCACGAGATTAAAAGCGATTGAAGATCAACTCAATAGGCGTGTGCGTCTTATTTTTCAACCAGCTGAAGAATTGGGCTATGGAGCGTTTCACATAACAGATACTGGCGCTATTGATGGCGCTAAAGCTGTTTTAGGTTATCATAACTATCCAACGTTAGACATTGGACACTTTGCAGTAAAACCTGGTGTTATCACATCATCAGTAGATCGTTTCGAATTTAAAATCAAAGGCAAAGGCGCTCATGCAGCTAAACCTGAACAAGGGAATGATCCTACCATCGTACTGGGCCAATTAATAAATAGCATCCAGTCTATTGTTAGCAGAAACTTATCAGCTTTCGATAGTGCTGTTGTCACAATCGGTGAAGTTTCAAGTGGTAATACATGGAATGTTATTGCAGATCAAGCCTATGTTCAAGGTACTGTGAGAACTTTTGATGCAGAGAAACGAGATTATATAGAAGCACGTTTGAAATCGATAGGTAAAGGGTTGGCAGAGGCTTTTGGTGTTGATATTGAAACGATTTATCATCGCTTGCCTGGAGCTGTTGAAAATGATGAAAAGCTAACTAATGATGCGATTGAAGTTGCAAAACAAGTAGGTTATAACGTTGAGATTATGGACAAACCATTAACAATAGGAGAGGATTTTTCTGGTTTTTCACAAAAATATCCTAGTGTGTTTGTTTTTATAGGTTCAAATAGTGAATATGATTTACATCACCCTAAGTATGATCCAGATGAACGCATTTTAGAAAAAGTGCCAGACTACTTTATTACATTTGTACTAAAGCTTTTGAATGAAAACTAACTAGAAAACAGATGTATCTATGTATTAAATTAAATGAAAATTGGGTAAGGATGAAAGACGACATTAATTGAAGGAGTGTTAATAATGGCATCTCAAGATCCTAGAACAAAATTTTCAAATGCGGATTTCCCTCAACAAGAACAACAGGCGCCTGGACTACAACAACAATTAGATCCTAAACCTGATTGTGGTGAAACCTCTTATAAGGGATATGGACGCTTGAAAGACTATAAGATGTTAGTCACAGGTGGCGATTCAGCTATTGGTCGTGCTGCCGCAATTGCTTATGCAAAAGAAGGAGCAGACGTAGCAATCAACTATTTACCCGATGAAGAAGAAGATGCAAAAGAGGTAAAAGAAATCATAGAAAATGAAGGTCGACATGCTGTTTTAATATCAGGTGATTTACGTAATGAACAATTCAATTATGATTTGGTTGAAGAAGCTTATCATAAACTGGGTGGTTTAGATAATGTCACACTTGTTGCAGGTCATCAACAATACAAAAATAGTATAAAAGATTTTGATACCGCATCATTTTCGGAAACTTTTGAAACCAATGTCTATCCGATATTTTGGACAGTTCAAAAAGCATTAGACTATTTACAGGCAGGAGCAACGATTACATTAACTTCATCAGTACAGGGCTATAATCCTAGTCCTATTTTACATGATTATGCCGCTACAAAAGCTGCTATCATCTCATTAACCAAGAGTTTATCAGAGGAATTGGGAGCTAAAGGTATCCGAGTAAACTGTGTAGCACCAGGGCCATTTTGGTCTCCGCTACAAATCTCGGGTGGTCAACCACAATCTAAAATACCAACCTTTGGGCAAAAAGAAGTACTGGGTAGAGCAGGGCAACCTGTAGAACTTTCAGGTGTTTATGTCCATTTAGCTTCTGAAGAATCAAGTTATACTACAGGTCAAGTATACGGTGTAACTGGAGGCACGCAGTTAGACTAAATTTATAGACCAAATTTAGAAGCTAGAAAATCATACCACAGATTTTCTAGCTTCTTATTATGCCAAAGTTAAGTTAATGCTTTATTATAAATTCTTGTATTTGTCATTTTCAGCTCTAATATCGTATTGACAAAAAGTATATACCATATTAACATTTAGCAGTATTTGTCGTATGATGAGCTATTAAGTACTGTAAGAAAATCATTGAAATATTTATCAAGAGAGGTATAGGGCAGGTCTGTCGATACTTCGACAACATGGTAATGCATGTGCTAATTTCAATAGCTTGGATGAATGCTAGAAGATAGCAATCAATTATAAACGTATACTCTTTTCTTCAATGAAGTAGGAAAGAGTTTTTAATTTTTATATGTATACATGTTAGTGCGATGAAAGTATTGTGATATTATCCTTGGAGAAAGTTGGTTAGGTATGGAGGAAACAAAGAAAGGCAATGTATGGGCATTAATTCCCTTAATTGTATTTGTAGGTTTGTTTTTAGGTGTTGGCATTGGCACAGGAGACTTTTCAACAATGCCGTTAAATGTTGCTATTATAGTAGCATCAATTGTAGGTTTAGTATTAAATCGTAAAGAAACATTCGCTCAAAAAGTAGAGGTTTTCACGAAAGGCGCTGGGCACTCTAATATTATATTGATGATGCTTATCTTCTTATTAGCAGGTGCTTTTTCACAAACTACAGAGGACATGGGAGGCGTGAAATCGACTGTTAATTTAGGTTTATCATTAATACCTGAAAACCTAATTATCGTAGGATTATTTATCATATGTATGTTTGTTTCTGTTTCGATGGGTACTTCTGTAGGTACAGTTGCTGCTATTGCTCCTGTAGGATTTGGATTAAGTCAAGCGACAGATGTTTCAGCAGCAATCACAATGGCAACAGTTGTTGGTGGAGCAATGTTTGGTGATAACTTATCAATGATTTCCGACACAACGATTGCAGCCGTGCGTACCCAAAAAACTAAGATGGGTGACAAATTTAAAGTGAACATTAAAATTGTATTACCAGGGGCAATCTTTACGATTATTGTTTTATGGTTCTTAACAAAAGGTGCTCACATCGATGCAACTAAAGACTACGGCTACAATTTTATTAAAGTTGTACCTTATTTATTAGTATTGATATTAGCAATCATTGGAATCAACGTAATTATTGTTCTGATTGGCGGTATTGTATTATCATCAGTAATTGGTTTAATTGATGGATCATTTGGATGGTCAGGGTTATTAACCTCTATTTCTAAAGGTATCATTGGTATGGAGGACATTGCTATTATAGCATTACTTATTGGTGGCCTTGTAGCTCTGATTCAGCATAACGGTGGTATCACATGGCTGCTCAATTTCGTTCGTAGAAGAGTTAAATCTAAACGTGGCGCAGAGTTAGGTATTGCTGGGTTAGTAAGTACTGCTGACATAGCAACAGCCAATAATACGATTTCAATATTGATGGCAGGACCTTTAGCTAAAAATATATCAGAAGCGTATGATGTAGACCCGAGAAAGTCGGCAAGTATTTTAGATATGTTTGCAAGCTGTTTCCAAGGATTATTACCTTATAGCCCTCAACTTATAGCGGCTGCGGGCGTTGCGTCTATATCACCGTTTGAGTTAGTCCCATATTCTATTTATCCAATGATTTTAGGTGTGTGTGGATTAATTGCAATAGTATTTGGATTGCCTAGATTAGATAAAAAATAAATATGAATGCATTGTGGGAAGGCCTCTCTAAACAAAATTTTGTTAAACATGCCTTCCTACTTTATATATAAGCTTAATTTTTAAAAATTAGAGTGATTATAGTGTAATATATAGTTATAAAATAGCATTGTTTTTAATAAATTCATTCACTTTTCTAGAAAACAAAATATGTAAATCGCCTGTTTTAGTATAAATACAATGAACATTTTGTAAATATCATGATTATAGTTTAGAAGTCTCGTGTAATAAGTTAGAATAGACTTAAGAGTGAAAGTAGGTGAACAAGCGTGGCTAAATATAATGTAGAAAATGAAAACGTTGAAATAAGACTTGAGCGATTATTTAAAGTCGAACCTGAATTATTGTATCAAGCATGGACAGATCAACGATTTCTTAAGCAATGGTTTATGACAACTGCAAGAACGAATAAATCTATACAAGTAAATACAGAGCAAAATGGCAGTTATGAAATTATTGATGCTCGTAACGGAAAACAAAATGTGATAAAAGGTGCTTTTATTACATTAACACCGTATGAATATATTGTCATGACAATTGGTATGCCAGAATTAAGTGATTCGGAAGATACGATTGAAGTGGAAATATTTGAAAGAGAACCAGGTATTACACAAATGATTTTTAATTATATTGCTTTAGTACCAAGAGAAAGACGATATACAACTTTAGAATATAAACAAAAGAAAAAAGAATATCATGATTCTACGGCTCATGGCTTTGAAACTATGTTTGATAAGTTACAACTTACGTTAGAAGAGTTCGAAGCGGGACTATAATACCCAGTTTGAA
It encodes the following:
- a CDS encoding amidohydrolase, yielding MPQYEDYVNWRRTFHQFPELSDVEYETTKRLKRILESYDIKVLDLPLETGLVAEVGQGEQFVAVRTDIDALPIDEQVIHEFTSTNKGVMHACGHDIHMASVLAVATRLKAIEDQLNRRVRLIFQPAEELGYGAFHITDTGAIDGAKAVLGYHNYPTLDIGHFAVKPGVITSSVDRFEFKIKGKGAHAAKPEQGNDPTIVLGQLINSIQSIVSRNLSAFDSAVVTIGEVSSGNTWNVIADQAYVQGTVRTFDAEKRDYIEARLKSIGKGLAEAFGVDIETIYHRLPGAVENDEKLTNDAIEVAKQVGYNVEIMDKPLTIGEDFSGFSQKYPSVFVFIGSNSEYDLHHPKYDPDERILEKVPDYFITFVLKLLNEN
- the hutI gene encoding imidazolonepropionase, producing the protein MNDLMIQNIKQLILPKSTDRPLKGKELDELEIVENGTVVIHEGKVIYSGTHTDNYEAKETIDATGKVVSPALVEAHTHLVHGGSREHEMSLKRQGVSYLEILEQGGGILSTVEATRNATEDELFNKAEKNLLTMIQHGVLAVESKSGYGLDKDNELKQLRVSNRLAEKYNLDMRHTFLGPHAVPKDAKSNQAFLQEMIDLLPKVKGYADFADIFCETGVFTVEESRQYMEAAKALGFKVKIHADEIDPLGGLELAIDEAAISADHLVASSTEGKMKLKDSDTVAVLLPGTTFYLGKEQYADARGMIDNNGAIAIATDFNPGSCVTNNLQLIMSIAALKLKLSPNEIWNAVTVNAAKAIDVDAGTINEGDKANIVIWDAPNHEYIPYHYGINHAEKVIKDGAVIIDNKLSL
- the hutU gene encoding urocanate hydratase, which translates into the protein MRKIVAKKGLDIECKGWEQEAVLRMLYNNLDPEVAERPEDLVVYGGIGKAARNWEAFEAIEETLRSLEADETMLVQSGKPVAVFKTHEEAPRVLLSNSVLVPEWANWDHFNELDKKGLMMYGQMTAGSWIYIGSQGIVQGTYETFGELANQHYDGKLNGTVTLTAGLGGMGGAQPLAVTMNGGVVIGVEVDETRIDKRIETRYCDVKTHDLDEALRLAEEARQQSNPLSIGLVGNAVDTHKAILDKNFKIDIVTDQTSAHDPLNGYIPQGYTLEEAKALRNKDPKEYVKKSEASMKAHVQLMLEFQEKGAVTFDYGNNIRQVAFNNGLENAFDFPGFVPAYIRPLFCEGKGPFRFAALSGDPKDIARADKEMRKLFPDNEKLIRWLDLAEEKIAFQGLPSRIAWLGYEERAKMGLALNKLVRDGEISAPIVIGRDHLDSGSVASPNRETEGMKDGSDAVGDWAILNALINTAAGGSWISFHHGGGVGMGYSLHAGMVVVADGTERADRRLGRVLTTDPGMGVVRHADAGYQSSIDVAKTKGIKIPMITGKGDKK
- a CDS encoding SulP family inorganic anion transporter — encoded protein: MSETTYVKQWQGNISNNILSGILLALALLPGAIAFSFIAGVSPTIGLISTGLMMLVISVTGNRTLMVSAPSSGVSLVVAPLAASHGLQALIMATIFMGTIQIILGYCNINKLLDLIPLGVVIGFMNALGILLFTSQLKNIFNISIETYMITIVSFFFIWIAPKFIKIIPAPLIAIIILTVFAWVFKPNIKVVSDMAPIHIKIPQPSIPKDVWDWHFLMITFVYGVTMAIVAIVQTTLTARMMDDVTASKSDKNKESIGQGIANFIVGILGGYGGSALVGQSRFNVSMGASSRLSTFITGSFLLVSIFIFGAIIGQIPMAVLSTVLITISLNTFDRRTIPFIKRAPILNGSTVILTFVIILITNNLAVGVVLVTIGYYIVNNLKKKGSDT
- a CDS encoding SRPBCC family protein encodes the protein MAKYNVENENVEIRLERLFKVEPELLYQAWTDQRFLKQWFMTTARTNKSIQVNTEQNGSYEIIDARNGKQNVIKGAFITLTPYEYIVMTIGMPELSDSEDTIEVEIFEREPGITQMIFNYIALVPRERRYTTLEYKQKKKEYHDSTAHGFETMFDKLQLTLEEFEAGL
- a CDS encoding Na+/H+ antiporter NhaC family protein, producing MEETKKGNVWALIPLIVFVGLFLGVGIGTGDFSTMPLNVAIIVASIVGLVLNRKETFAQKVEVFTKGAGHSNIILMMLIFLLAGAFSQTTEDMGGVKSTVNLGLSLIPENLIIVGLFIICMFVSVSMGTSVGTVAAIAPVGFGLSQATDVSAAITMATVVGGAMFGDNLSMISDTTIAAVRTQKTKMGDKFKVNIKIVLPGAIFTIIVLWFLTKGAHIDATKDYGYNFIKVVPYLLVLILAIIGINVIIVLIGGIVLSSVIGLIDGSFGWSGLLTSISKGIIGMEDIAIIALLIGGLVALIQHNGGITWLLNFVRRRVKSKRGAELGIAGLVSTADIATANNTISILMAGPLAKNISEAYDVDPRKSASILDMFASCFQGLLPYSPQLIAAAGVASISPFELVPYSIYPMILGVCGLIAIVFGLPRLDKK
- a CDS encoding SDR family oxidoreductase, with product MASQDPRTKFSNADFPQQEQQAPGLQQQLDPKPDCGETSYKGYGRLKDYKMLVTGGDSAIGRAAAIAYAKEGADVAINYLPDEEEDAKEVKEIIENEGRHAVLISGDLRNEQFNYDLVEEAYHKLGGLDNVTLVAGHQQYKNSIKDFDTASFSETFETNVYPIFWTVQKALDYLQAGATITLTSSVQGYNPSPILHDYAATKAAIISLTKSLSEELGAKGIRVNCVAPGPFWSPLQISGGQPQSKIPTFGQKEVLGRAGQPVELSGVYVHLASEESSYTTGQVYGVTGGTQLD